DNA sequence from the Glycine soja cultivar W05 chromosome 18, ASM419377v2, whole genome shotgun sequence genome:
ACCTTAGCAAATCTGCTGCGAAGGACGATTTGGAACACCTTCAATTGATAAACAAATGTCTGCCTCGAATCCATCCCTGAAATTCACATGGAATCGTGTGATGAAAGTTCGTTATTCCATTCCCTACAAATTCAAACgttcttgttcaatttcgcAAACATGCCAGGTTACCATCTGGTCGGTTCATGTAATGGGTTGCACTGTGGGGTTAGCGAAATACCAGAAGGATACCGTGTTTGTTTCTGGAACAAGGCGACAAGGGTGATATCCAGAGAATCGCCAACGCTGTCTTTTTCCCCGGGCATCGGTCGTAGAATAATGTTTGGGTTTGGCTATGATCCGTCAAGTGACAAATACAAGGTTGTAGCAATTGCGTTGACTATGCTCTCACTTGATGTATCTGAAAAGACTGAGATGAAAGTTTTTGGCGCGGGTGACAATAGTTGGAGAAACCTTAAAGGTTTTCCTGTTCTTTGGACTTTACCTGAAGTTGGTGGAGTGTATCTGAGTGGAACCATTAATTGGGTTGTTATTAAGGGAAAAGAAACCATTCATTCTGAAATCGTAATTATTTCTGTTGACCTGGAGAAGGAGACTTGCAGATCACTGTTTCTTCTGGACGATTTTTGCTTTTTAGATACAAATATTGAAGTTTTTAGAGACTCGTTGTGTGTTTGGCAAGATAGCAACACCCATCTTTGCTTG
Encoded proteins:
- the LOC114397194 gene encoding F-box/kelch-repeat protein At3g23880-like is translated as MPGYHLVGSCNGLHCGVSEIPEGYRVCFWNKATRVISRESPTLSFSPGIGRRIMFGFGYDPSSDKYKVVAIALTMLSLDVSEKTEMKVFGAGDNSWRNLKGFPVLWTLPEVGGVYLSGTINWVVIKGKETIHSEIIQILKFLETRCVFGKIATPIFACGR